Proteins from a genomic interval of Natator depressus isolate rNatDep1 chromosome 20, rNatDep2.hap1, whole genome shotgun sequence:
- the RFX1 gene encoding MHC class II regulatory factor RFX1 isoform X1 produces MATQAYVTELQAAQQQSQQQQAQQQPATTVTTAAPAAAQQQYVAELQSPQQPATQKQYVSEIQAPQPQAQATGQQTPAPAPQQYIIVTVSEGAMRPSDSVSESSPGSTATQSGVPTQVVQQVQATQQRLLVQASVQAKPPSVSPLQLTGVQVPQQRLVVPSTSQASKGSQVSLAVHSVQQQVHSPPEHSPVQSNNSTAKPGQVQQLQVHGVQQVPVSQERSVVQTTPQTPKAGTVQQLTVQGLQQVHVAQEVQQLQQVPVQHVYPNQVQYVEGGDASYTASTIRSSTYPYTETPLYTQNTGASYYESQATPAQVTTPATSQTVASTGSVPMYVSGGQIIANPSGGGGGGGGGGGGGGTGTYVIQGGYMLGSSSQSYSHTTRASPATVQWLLENYETAEGVSLPRSTLYCHYLLHCQEQKLEPVNAASFGKLIRSVFMGLRTRRLGTRGNSKYHYYGLRIKANSPLLRLMEDQQHLAMRQQPFSQKQRLKPIQKMEGMTNGAAVGQQPGSGLSDISAQVQQYQQFLDASRTLSEFSEIDLQGKPLPDGIGAEDVKAFQLLYREHCEAIVDVMINLQFTLVETLWKTFWRYNLNQPSEATPIAVHDEAEKRLPKNCLVILSKYEPVLKWTKDCDNMLYQGLVEILIPDVLRPIPSALTQAIRNFAKSLESWLTNAMMNIPEEMVRVKVAAASAFAQTLRRYTSLNHLAQAARAVLQNTAQINQMLSDLNRVDFANVQEQASWVCRCEDRVVQRLEQDFKLTLQQQNSLEQWAVWLDGVVTQVLKPHQGSSSFPKAAKLFLLKWSFYSSMVIRDLTLRSAASFGSFHLIRLLYDEYMYYLIEHRVAQAKGETPIAVMGEFANLTSSLNSLDPDKDEEEEDEEESDDEMQQEISLNSNDSTSLTAEPLEPPSKLSRTDSRGIFVQALPSS; encoded by the exons AAGGTGCCATGAGGCCCAGTGACTCCGTCTCTGAGTCCAGCCCGGGCTCAACGGCCACACAGTCTGGGGTGCCAACACAGGTGGTGCAGCAAGTCCAGGCCACGCAGCAG AGGCTGTTGGTTCAAGCCAGCGTGCAGGCTAAGCCACCGTCGGTATCCCCCCTCCAGCTAACAGGTGTGCAAGTGCCCCAGCAG CGGCTGGTGGTGCCGAGTACTTCCCAGGCTAGCAAAGGAAGCCAAGTCTCGTTGGCTGTACACAGTGTTCAGCAGCAGGTCCATTCTCCACCTGAG CACTCCCCTGTCCAGAGCAACAACTCCACTGCCAAACCAGGACAAGTGCAGCAGCTTCAGGTGCATGGAGTCCAGCAAGTGCCCGTCTCACAAGAG CGCTCGGTCGTGCAGACCACCCCCCAGACCCCGAAAGCGGGCACAGTACAACAGCTGACAGTGCAAGGACTCCAGCAGGTTCACGTCGCTCAAGAG gtgcagcagctgcagcaggtgcCCGTCCAGCATGTCTATCCCAACCAGGTGCAGTATGTGGAAGGGGGCGACGCCAGTTACACAGCGAGCACCAT ACGTTCCAGCACTTACCCATACACAGAGACCCCTCTCTATACGCAGAACACGGGAGCTAGTTATTATGAATCGCAAGCCACCCCGGCGCAGGTCACCACTCCTGCAACCTCCCAGACCGTGGCCAGCACTGGATCCGTCCCTATGTACGTCTCTGGAGGGCAGATCATAGCCAATCCGAGTGGCGGAGGCGGTGgcggaggaggaggcggcggcggcggaggaACAGGAACCTACGTGATTCAGGGAGGATACATGTTAGGAAGCTCCAGTCAGTCTTACTCCCACACCACACGTGCCTCTCCAGCAACT GTTCAGTGGCTGCTGGAGAACTACGAGACGGCCGAGGGCGTGAGCCTGCCGCGCAGCACCCTCTACTGCCATTACCTGCTGCACTGCCAGGAGCAGAAACTGGAGCCAGTAAACGCAGCGTCTTTCGGCAAACTGATCCGATCTGTCTTCATGGGACTCCGCACCCGCAGGCTTGGCACACG AGGGAACTCCAAGTACCACTACTACGGCCTCCGCATCAAAGCCAACTCACCACTGCTACGCCTGATGGAGGATCAGCAGCACCTGGCCATGAGGCAGCAGCCCTTCTCCCAGAAGCAAAG ACTCAAGCCCATTCAGAAGATGGAGGGGATGACCAACGGGGCGGCAGTGGGCCAGCAGCCGGGGTCCGGGCTGTCTGACATCAGTGCTCAAGTGCAGCAGTATCAGCAGTTCCTGG ATGCATCACGGACCCTCTCCGAGTTCTCTGAGATAGACCTACAAGGGAAACCTCTGCCCGACGGCATTGGGGCAGAGGATGTGAAGGCCTTCCAGCTGCTCTATCGAGAGCATTGTGAG GCCATCGTGGACGTGATGATAAACCTGCAGTTCACTCTGGTGGAGACCTTATGGAAGACCTTCTGGAGGTACAACTTGAATCAGCCCAGTGAAGCCACCCCCATAGCAGT TCACGATGAAGCAGAGAAGCGTCTCCCAAAGAACTGCCTGGTGATACTGTCCAAATACGAACCTGTCCTGAAATGGACAAAGGACTGTGACAACATGCTGTACCAGGGGCTGGTGGAGATCCTCATCCCCGACGTTCTCCGGCccattccca GTGCCTTGACGCAAGCGATCCGAAATTTCGCAAAGAGTTTGGAAAGCTGGTTAACCAACGCAATGATGAATATTCCTGAAGAGATGGTCCGAGTGAAG GTGGCAGCAGCAAGTGCCTTTGCCCAGACTCTGCGTCGATACACCTCCCTGAACCACCTCGCCCAGGCCGCCCGGGCCGTATTACAGAATACGGCCCAGATCAACCAGATGCTGAGCGACCTCAATCGGGTGGACTTTGCAAACGTCCAG GAGCAGGCCTCGTGGGTGTGCCGCTGTGAGGACCGCGTGGTGCAGCGCCTGGAGCAGGATTTCAAGctgaccctgcagcagcagaattCCCTGGAGCAGTGGGCAGTGTGGCTGGATGGGGTGGTCACCCAGGTCCTCAAGCCCCACCAGGGCAGCTCCAGCTTCCCCAAGGCTGCCAAGCTTTTCCTCCTCAAGTGGTCCTTCTACAG CTCCATGGTAATCCGGGATCTGACCCTGAGGAGCGCTGCCAGCTTCGGCTCCTTCCATCTCATCCGGCTCCTCTATGACGAGTACATGTACTACCTGATAGAGCACCGAGTGGCCcaggccaagggagagacccccATCGCTGTCATGGGAGAG TTTGCTAACCTGACGAGCTCCTTGAATTCGCTGGACCCAGACAAAG acgaggaggaggaggacgaggaggagaGCGACGACGAGATGCAGCAGGAGATTTCCCTCAACTCCAATGACTCCACCAGCCTGACAGCCGAGCCCCTGGAACCCCCCTCCAAGCTCTCACGGACGGACTCCAGGGGGATCTTTGTGCAAGCCCTGCCTTCCAGCTAG
- the RFX1 gene encoding MHC class II regulatory factor RFX1 isoform X2 codes for MATQAYVTELQAAQQQSQQQQAQQQPATTVTTAAPAAAQQQYVAELQSPQQPATQKQYVSEIQAPQPQAQATGQQTPAPAPQQYIIVTVSEGAMRPSDSVSESSPGSTATQSGVPTQVVQQVQATQQRLLVQASVQAKPPSVSPLQLTGVQVPQQHSPVQSNNSTAKPGQVQQLQVHGVQQVPVSQERSVVQTTPQTPKAGTVQQLTVQGLQQVHVAQEVQQLQQVPVQHVYPNQVQYVEGGDASYTASTIRSSTYPYTETPLYTQNTGASYYESQATPAQVTTPATSQTVASTGSVPMYVSGGQIIANPSGGGGGGGGGGGGGGTGTYVIQGGYMLGSSSQSYSHTTRASPATVQWLLENYETAEGVSLPRSTLYCHYLLHCQEQKLEPVNAASFGKLIRSVFMGLRTRRLGTRGNSKYHYYGLRIKANSPLLRLMEDQQHLAMRQQPFSQKQRLKPIQKMEGMTNGAAVGQQPGSGLSDISAQVQQYQQFLDASRTLSEFSEIDLQGKPLPDGIGAEDVKAFQLLYREHCEAIVDVMINLQFTLVETLWKTFWRYNLNQPSEATPIAVHDEAEKRLPKNCLVILSKYEPVLKWTKDCDNMLYQGLVEILIPDVLRPIPSALTQAIRNFAKSLESWLTNAMMNIPEEMVRVKVAAASAFAQTLRRYTSLNHLAQAARAVLQNTAQINQMLSDLNRVDFANVQEQASWVCRCEDRVVQRLEQDFKLTLQQQNSLEQWAVWLDGVVTQVLKPHQGSSSFPKAAKLFLLKWSFYSSMVIRDLTLRSAASFGSFHLIRLLYDEYMYYLIEHRVAQAKGETPIAVMGEFANLTSSLNSLDPDKDEEEEDEEESDDEMQQEISLNSNDSTSLTAEPLEPPSKLSRTDSRGIFVQALPSS; via the exons AAGGTGCCATGAGGCCCAGTGACTCCGTCTCTGAGTCCAGCCCGGGCTCAACGGCCACACAGTCTGGGGTGCCAACACAGGTGGTGCAGCAAGTCCAGGCCACGCAGCAG AGGCTGTTGGTTCAAGCCAGCGTGCAGGCTAAGCCACCGTCGGTATCCCCCCTCCAGCTAACAGGTGTGCAAGTGCCCCAGCAG CACTCCCCTGTCCAGAGCAACAACTCCACTGCCAAACCAGGACAAGTGCAGCAGCTTCAGGTGCATGGAGTCCAGCAAGTGCCCGTCTCACAAGAG CGCTCGGTCGTGCAGACCACCCCCCAGACCCCGAAAGCGGGCACAGTACAACAGCTGACAGTGCAAGGACTCCAGCAGGTTCACGTCGCTCAAGAG gtgcagcagctgcagcaggtgcCCGTCCAGCATGTCTATCCCAACCAGGTGCAGTATGTGGAAGGGGGCGACGCCAGTTACACAGCGAGCACCAT ACGTTCCAGCACTTACCCATACACAGAGACCCCTCTCTATACGCAGAACACGGGAGCTAGTTATTATGAATCGCAAGCCACCCCGGCGCAGGTCACCACTCCTGCAACCTCCCAGACCGTGGCCAGCACTGGATCCGTCCCTATGTACGTCTCTGGAGGGCAGATCATAGCCAATCCGAGTGGCGGAGGCGGTGgcggaggaggaggcggcggcggcggaggaACAGGAACCTACGTGATTCAGGGAGGATACATGTTAGGAAGCTCCAGTCAGTCTTACTCCCACACCACACGTGCCTCTCCAGCAACT GTTCAGTGGCTGCTGGAGAACTACGAGACGGCCGAGGGCGTGAGCCTGCCGCGCAGCACCCTCTACTGCCATTACCTGCTGCACTGCCAGGAGCAGAAACTGGAGCCAGTAAACGCAGCGTCTTTCGGCAAACTGATCCGATCTGTCTTCATGGGACTCCGCACCCGCAGGCTTGGCACACG AGGGAACTCCAAGTACCACTACTACGGCCTCCGCATCAAAGCCAACTCACCACTGCTACGCCTGATGGAGGATCAGCAGCACCTGGCCATGAGGCAGCAGCCCTTCTCCCAGAAGCAAAG ACTCAAGCCCATTCAGAAGATGGAGGGGATGACCAACGGGGCGGCAGTGGGCCAGCAGCCGGGGTCCGGGCTGTCTGACATCAGTGCTCAAGTGCAGCAGTATCAGCAGTTCCTGG ATGCATCACGGACCCTCTCCGAGTTCTCTGAGATAGACCTACAAGGGAAACCTCTGCCCGACGGCATTGGGGCAGAGGATGTGAAGGCCTTCCAGCTGCTCTATCGAGAGCATTGTGAG GCCATCGTGGACGTGATGATAAACCTGCAGTTCACTCTGGTGGAGACCTTATGGAAGACCTTCTGGAGGTACAACTTGAATCAGCCCAGTGAAGCCACCCCCATAGCAGT TCACGATGAAGCAGAGAAGCGTCTCCCAAAGAACTGCCTGGTGATACTGTCCAAATACGAACCTGTCCTGAAATGGACAAAGGACTGTGACAACATGCTGTACCAGGGGCTGGTGGAGATCCTCATCCCCGACGTTCTCCGGCccattccca GTGCCTTGACGCAAGCGATCCGAAATTTCGCAAAGAGTTTGGAAAGCTGGTTAACCAACGCAATGATGAATATTCCTGAAGAGATGGTCCGAGTGAAG GTGGCAGCAGCAAGTGCCTTTGCCCAGACTCTGCGTCGATACACCTCCCTGAACCACCTCGCCCAGGCCGCCCGGGCCGTATTACAGAATACGGCCCAGATCAACCAGATGCTGAGCGACCTCAATCGGGTGGACTTTGCAAACGTCCAG GAGCAGGCCTCGTGGGTGTGCCGCTGTGAGGACCGCGTGGTGCAGCGCCTGGAGCAGGATTTCAAGctgaccctgcagcagcagaattCCCTGGAGCAGTGGGCAGTGTGGCTGGATGGGGTGGTCACCCAGGTCCTCAAGCCCCACCAGGGCAGCTCCAGCTTCCCCAAGGCTGCCAAGCTTTTCCTCCTCAAGTGGTCCTTCTACAG CTCCATGGTAATCCGGGATCTGACCCTGAGGAGCGCTGCCAGCTTCGGCTCCTTCCATCTCATCCGGCTCCTCTATGACGAGTACATGTACTACCTGATAGAGCACCGAGTGGCCcaggccaagggagagacccccATCGCTGTCATGGGAGAG TTTGCTAACCTGACGAGCTCCTTGAATTCGCTGGACCCAGACAAAG acgaggaggaggaggacgaggaggagaGCGACGACGAGATGCAGCAGGAGATTTCCCTCAACTCCAATGACTCCACCAGCCTGACAGCCGAGCCCCTGGAACCCCCCTCCAAGCTCTCACGGACGGACTCCAGGGGGATCTTTGTGCAAGCCCTGCCTTCCAGCTAG